The Micropterus dolomieu isolate WLL.071019.BEF.003 ecotype Adirondacks linkage group LG14, ASM2129224v1, whole genome shotgun sequence DNA segment AGCTCAAAATAATGAATTGTTGGAATAGGTTGCCATAACATAAAATTGATTAAAATGGTTAAATAGTTGGGTAAGTTTTATGTAGGCTATTTTCAGCTTCTGTCTCTAAAAGTGGTAATGCAAACATGACCAAACCGACCTTAATACTCTCAGTTCAGTTGTATTAAAAAATATCTAATACCCACTTACAATCTGgtttcaaaatgaaatgaatttgTAGCATGTCGTGAGGTGCTGAGGGAGGCTAACTAGTTACTTTAGTTAACCTGACATGGTTGTGTGGGAGCACATCAGACAAACAAAGGTTAGGGACCACTGTGGTACTTacagttgtatttattttattttttaaagtatttgGATATGGTTAATGCCAAAcactcaacaaaaaaaaagaagcaattcTTCATGTCAGCACAACAGTCATGAGACCAGATTGCCCTGCCCCCTTCTCGCCTAAACAAATGAAActtttcacacacactaaataaaatatacaaaaacccTGGGCCTGGTTAATATAAAATGGCTGACCACTTATCAGTCCCTGAAAAATCTGTGTAGCCCTGGAATATCAAACTAAAGTGGCTGTGCTGTCAGAGAACACGACCAGCACTAGGACCcagtaaaacaccacacacGTCAAACACCCTTGGCCAATAACACATCCGTTATTTGCAGGCCACATTGTTGCTTCCTGCATTCTACATCTGTGCTGATAGatacattaaatattattacTGAAGGTACTGGTAGACAAAGCACTTCCCTTTTTGGGTAAAGAGCTGGTTCTGAATCAACCCACGCTGTCTCGTGTTTCTAAATTTTTACGGGGGCTGATTTATCTACAAGGCCAACACATTCATGCAGCTGTCCCACACACACGAGAAAGAACAACATGATAGGCTACTTGTTTTCAAACTGTCATCCACTTTCCCTGTTATCATAATAGTTACTGTATCTCACAGCAGTTGAAGGTCTAGTCTGATGGAGATCATGTTGAGGACTACTGGCTGAAAATATTGTAAGTGCTGTCAATTAGGATGTACAGTACTTTCAAGTATAAATGCACTAGCTAGCTTAGTGCAATCAAAGTGGGGTATTGGTGTGTAACTGTGGCAGGGTAATGCCCTGTCCTTTAGTTTGTGActgaataaaaaagtaaattaaaaataaaaacaagttttcTCTCTACATTAACTCATATTTATGGTAGGCTAAATGTTGAAGGAAAACAATTTCTCAGTATATATAGTCTTATAAAATCATTTATATCTGCTTATTTGATCTGCAGACACCAATGGCAACTTGCTAATTTTGACAcgtatttgtaatattttgggtCTGAATACACTTTGTGAGCACCAGGTACTTAAATTTCCTTGCGTGAGATCAGTAAAAGTTGATTTGATTTATCTTTGATgtattaaacatgtatttaggtatttcatttcaaagtttatttcgcaatattgttgttaaaaatgaaaagcaacaaaaaagtacaatattttccaGTGGAttaaaagtaggcctactaaAGTACTTAGTTTCCTTAAGTGTGGAAAATGGATCTCTAAAGTATGTCTATGCTTTTATATTGCCTGAAGGAATAATACAGCTCTTGATGCACTCCTCTGACAGCCTTGCGGATGTTATTAGGTGCATGAGGTAAAAATAGCTCTGACATGTCTTTTGCAGTGACCAAGCCCCTCTCCGTTTGCCTCTGTCAATCACAGGCCAAAACAAGATGGCAGGCTGCTGGAGCTGGATCTTCTCTTTAACAGGCAAGTTTATTCCTGAAATTGTTTAACTTCCTGTAGTGTGACAATACCGGAAAGCCTGTATTAGTATCGGGTCTGTGTTATTTAGTGTAAATATTTGGTCCTGATTCCAGCTGTCAAGGACTGTAGAACTAACTGTTAAGAAAACATCAGGGGTTGTGTGTATTCATAATATAATTACAGGTTTAAGGCTTTGTTAGACATTTTTAACCATTCAGATAAATCctttggtgtttttctcacaCTTCCACACAGTTTGTGCTGTCAGTTTTCTTGGGGCCAATGCAGAGATCAAATTCACCATTCCTGTGGGGAGGTTATTTACATTTGAGCTGATACGAGAGACTTTCCAGAATGACTTTGAACCTTTGTCAAAACTCTACAGTAAGAGCGTAATATCGATTCACTCTTTTGTCATATTAACAACATTACAAGATATGTTCTTACTGTATGTGCATATATCTCTactcctttttttgtttgttataaaGCTGGGCACTTGTACAATGACCCCATGATTTTTAAGTGCAACCGGCAGAATTTCCCAGACCTCCCAGAGTGGCTGCGCTTCACCCAAAGGCACCCTTATGATAATGGCTTCCTGTACGGCACNNNNNNNNNNNNNNNNNNNNNNNNNNNNNNNNNNNNNNNNNNNNNNNNNNNNNNNNNNNNNNNNNNNNNNNNNNNNNNNNNNNNNNNNNNNNNNNNNNNNCTAATTTTGACAcgtatttgtaatattttgggtCTGAATACACTTTGTGAGCACCAGGTACTTAAATTTCCTTGCGTGAGATCAGTAAAAGTTGATTTGATTTATCTTTGATgtattaaacatgtatttaggtatttcatttcaaagtttatttcgcaatattgttgttaaaaatgaaaagcaacaaaaaagtacaatattttccaGTGGAttaaaagtaggcctactaaAGTACTTAGTTTCCTTAAGTGTGGAAAATGGATCTCTAAAGTATGTCTATGCTTTTATATTGCCTGAAGGAATAATACAGCTCTTGATGCACTCCTCTGACAGCCTTGCGGATGTTATTAGGTGCATGAGGTAAAAATAGCTCTGACATGTCTTTTGCAGTGACCAAGCCCCTCTCCGTTTGCCTCTGTCAATCACAGGCCAAAACAAGATGGCAGGCTGCTGGAGCTGGATCTTCTCTTTAACAGGCAAGTTTATTCCTGAAATTGTTTAACTTCCTGTAGTGTGACAATACCGGAAAGCCTGTATTAGTATCGGGTCTGTGTTATTTAGTGTAAATATTTGGTCCTGATTCCAGCTGTCAAGGACTGTAGAACTAACTGTTAAGAAAACATCAGGGGTTGTGTGTATTCATAATATAATTACAGGTTTAAGGCTTTGTTAGACATTTTTAACCATTCAGATAAATCctttggtgtttttctcacaCTTCCACACAGTTTGTGCTGTCAGTTTTCTTGGGGCCAATGCAGAGATCAAATTCACCATTCCTGTGGGGAGGTTATTTACATTTGAGCTGATACGAGAGACTTTCCAGAATGACTTTGAACCTTTGTCAAAACTCTACAGTAAGAGCGTAATATCGATTCACTCTTTTGTCATATTAACAACATTACAAGATATGTTCTTACTGTATGTGCATATATCTCTactcctttttttgtttgttataaaGCTGGGCACTTGTACAATGACCCCATGATTTTTAAGTGCAACCGGCAGAATTTCCCAGACCTCCCAGAGTGGCTGCGCTTCACCCAAAGGCACCCTTATGATAATGGCTTCCTGTACGGCACACCAACATCTCCaggaaaaactgtaattgaGGTATGAAGTCATCATTTACACCAACAGTGGCACAAAAGCCCGAAACACTTTAAAGCACATTGAATCACATGCACTTCTGGCCTTATTTTGCTGTTTAGTTGTGAATAGTCTTTTCTGTTCTTGTAGGGAATGAGCCAAACATAGGTATGATTCCAGTACAGCCACAGTGCAGACAAATCTGAGAAAATATGCAGCTATCTGACACATCGGTGGTAAATGTCAGGTTTTGTTGTCAGACCCTCAGAGACAAAAGCTTAGGGTTTGTCTCCAGAGCTGCTATTTTGAAACGAACATTAAAAATTCAAGAAGAAGCATGGCTTTGTTGAAGAAGAGGTACACATTTCTAAAGTGTCACTGTAATCTCAATCAAACAGAATGTATTATAGCTGGAAAACATGCTACATTTTGGATGTGACCACTGATTACAGCCTCTGACACAAAACACCCCCTGTATTAACAAACTATAGCCCTTTACTGGGGTTTACTCTTGGGAGTCCAGGTTGATTatcattttctaaatgtttttctttgtttatcaCATTCTAAACTGTCCGTATCCACATTCATGGTATAATTTCTTTCAGCACAAACTATAACATGTTATGATATTTAGTCCTAATCACTTAAATATTATTGCCAGCTCTAggttgtaaaaaatataattatatgtatatacaaatacaccaataaacaaaaatataatacagTCTATTTACATGTACTGggatttttttcattcaaagTCTGTTTATGcctgtaaataattaaaaatattaataattcaaAGTGCTTAAGTGTTGTAAGCCTCACAGTAGCACTTTCATCTGGTTTTCTCAACTTGTCTCTACATGATATATAAATACAGTTAtgttactttaaataaaacattctcaGTGTATTCACAGAAGAATAGACGACATCATAGGGTCAAGAAAATAATAACTAAATCAGAAGTAGCAGCAGAAGCAAAATATCTCATTGAATGCACTAAGCATCACAAACCAATGGTGAAACATTATCTAAGGGGGGAGTGTTTAAATATAAGACTGATAACTATTTAACTATTTATGGTGACAaactcattcattttaataactGATAAGTCTTTTTCTGACAGATCTATGTCTTCAACAAAAGGAGCTATGAAACAGCCAGAGACATTCTCGTGATCAAAGTCACTGCGGGTATGCGTGATTTAAATGATATCACAAATGCAATGTACAGTTAAAGTAGGAAGTGCAATAACGACTGACATGTGTTTTCATCACTGCTGTCACTCACAGGGAAAATGCTGCCCTATCAAGCAGAGTTCTTCATCAAGCTGAGGGAGATTGAGAAGGTGCTGCCCTCTCCTGTTCAGGATGAGATAAAGCAGGATTTACAGAAGCTGTGGGACACAGAGGCCTTGGAAATTGTCAATATTACCAACGCCCTCGACCGTGGCTGCAGAGTTCCCCTCCCTCTTGCAGGACACTTTGAAGGGTAAACTGAGACATTTGTGCAACCTGATTGTAATGTTTTAGCTTCGTAATTGTATGTTTATGAACATCGgatttgtgtcagtgtgtatgtgaAGGTTGGGTCGGAGCAGTATTTCTCAGATTGTCTCCTGAAGGTCCAGACACCAGAGCATCAAAAGCAGTGCAGCACTGCAGGGGACAAAGTCAAGGTCCCTGGAGGCTGTAACTTCTGCAGCATTCCCAGTAACTGTATCACGTGGTGCAAGACGGAGCTGGTGAGGCCTGAAAAGACACATGAATAGTCACATGTGAATTctttatgaatgaaaatataaaatacatgatGTATCTGCATGAGCAAATAATTCTCTTTAAATGTAAGAGATTTGGGATCAAGGGTTCCCAAACTAGGGGTTGAGACCCACCAAGGCAtcccaagataaatctgagCAGTCACAAGATGATTAAAAGGATAACAGTCATATTTATCTCATGACCCATTGGATAGTTCCCGACCTCCAGATTTGGAACCAGATAGGGCTGAAACAaacaattattgttattagaaattaattgtttggtctataaaacaacaaaatgccCATTACCGTATCAGATAACAGATTTTGACATAATTGaaagtcttgttttgtctgaccaacagtccaaaaagccagaaatattcaatttactatTGTGTGAGACCAAGAAAAGCATATTTGAGAACCTGGAAGTATccaatgtttttgtcttttttattaaaaaattatttaagcAATTAATTGATAATCAAAAGAGTTTCCTATAAAATTTCTTTCGACTGCCTAATCATTAAACTGACTAAAATTTTGCAGTTCTACAACCAATGTTATACACTacatgattaatcaattaatccagaaataatagaaataatggTTAGTTTCAGCCTTTTTGGGATGCTGAACTGGCTTACAGGTACTATAAACAGAAGAACCGCTCTCCTTTCTTTTCCCTGCAGTTTGATCTGACAAAGCAGGAGCCGGCTCCTCCAGCTCCCACGATAGGCTCTGGGATTCTGGAGGATGGAGGTGACTTCGACCCCCCCAAGTCTCCCCCGAGCAGAGACTTTTTACAGGACTACGTCGTGACAGTGATCGTGCCCCTGATCCTCGCCATCATCCTGTGTCTCCTGTTGGCCTACATTATGTTTGGCAGACGAGAGGGAGTGTATGCATCTATTTTGACTCTACCGATTAAAACATACATCTACAGTGTCGTTGTGATCAAGGGTCAGTTACTTACCCCTTGTGGAACTTTAAGCAGCCGTGCCAATAAATGGATTCCATTTGACATATACACATTTGTTTTATCCTGATAAAATGTGACGCAAAGATgacacttttttctttgtttttatagtgCGAAAAGGGATGCAAGAACAAACCAGTAAGTACACTGAGTGTCTGATTAACATGATACATTTTGCATTGATCAGTGGTGAATTGTAGTATTAatacattgtattttataaactcgtcatgtgtttttgaatgtaaaatcttaatctggcAAAGTAATAACTATagctttcaaataaatgtatcGGAATAAAAATTTGAGTATTTCCCTCTAATATTGAGTATTTCTGTTGTAGAGTAGAAgtttaaagtatcaaaaaagTACAAGAAACCTACCTCAAAACTGtaattaagtaaatgtactgggttactttccaccactagTTATGAAATCTGTTTGAGTGTCTCAAAGCAAAACTGTATAAACTCATGAACAGGCTGAAGAGAAACATAACATACTGTTTGATGTAGAATTCAGCTGTACCACCACCACACCATTCACGGGAACACCGATGAGCTGAGGAACATGGCTGGAAACCGAGGtgtttctccacctctgtcCACACTGCCCATGTTCAACAGCCGAACTGGGGTGGGGGCTCCACTGCTGCAGTCTGACAGCCCCAGCATCCCCCTCATCTTGGCCCAGCAGTAAGGACCTCACCCACTGATTCTTTACATTTATGAATACAATTGCCAGCATTAGTCATCCTGCTTCTATTATTAGTATTGTTATGTAACTTAAATTGATGACACACTTTTCTTGGG contains these protein-coding regions:
- the sgca gene encoding alpha-sarcoglycan; this encodes MAGCWSWIFSLTVCAVSFLGANAEIKFTIPVGRLFTFELIRETFQNDFEPLSKLYTGHLYNDPMIFKCNRQNFPDLPEWLRFTQRHPYDNGFLYGTPTSPGKTVIEIYVFNKRSYETARDILVIKVTAGKMLPYQAEFFIKLREIEKVLPSPVQDEIKQDLQKLWDTEALEIVNITNALDRGCRVPLPLAGHFEGVYVKVGSEQYFSDCLLKVQTPEHQKQCSTAGDKVKVPGGCNFCSIPSNCITWCKTELFDLTKQEPAPPAPTIGSGILEDGGDFDPPKSPPSRDFLQDYVVTVIVPLILAIILCLLLAYIMFGRREGVAKRDARTNQIQLYHHHTIHGNTDELRNMAGNRGVSPPLSTLPMFNSRTGVGAPLLQSDSPSIPLILAQHDPYSDTLPRK